The nucleotide sequence CCCGGACTCGTTCACGGCCCCGTCACAATCCTCGTCGAAGATCGACAGGCACGTCTCCTCCTTCGGCAAGACCTCCCCCAGGCAAGGCCCGGTCGGCTTCGCGTCCTCGTCACAGACCTGCTTGCCGTCGACACAAGCCCCGACGCCGCGCATCTCGGCGGGCCCCGTGAAACAGGGCGCGAACGAGAGCCGCGCGTGCGTGGGCGTGCTCCCGACGCAATGGTCGAACGTGCATGGATTGCCGTCGTTCGGCGCGTCCGCCTGGACGGGCACGAGCCGCCGCCGGCCCTCCACGTCGCATTGCGCCTCCACGCAGTCGCCCGCGACCTGCGCCACGAGCGGCGTGCCCGCGGGTTTGTCGTCGTAGACGCAGCGCTCCTCGACGCACGCCGCGGTCCGACATTCGGGCTCCGGCACGGAGCAGTCGTCCACGGTGACACACGCGTCCGGATAGGGGTTCCCTTCACGGATCCCGGCGACCTGATTGCAGGCGACCCACCCGCCCAGGAGGAGCGCGAGGAGAACGATAGGGGCGCCGCCGCGGAGCTTCCGTGCCTCGGACCGGTGTGGCTTCACCCTCGAGAGTGACACATGAGAACACGCGAGCTGTCAAGGACTCGCGCGGCCACGCGCGCGCCGGGTCAGAATGCGCCTCGCACCCGTACGCCGGTCGGAAGGAGCTCGAGCGTCGCGTCCACCCCGGCCCGTGGGCCCTTCTCCGCGCTGCCCTTCGATTTCGACGCTGGCGCCGTCGCGAAGAGCACGACCCCGCCGAGCAGCACGACCCCGCCGACCGCGAGCGCCGCCGTCGAGCCATTGCCCAGCCTCACCGCCTCGCTTCGAAGCGCGAGCCCGGCGCGCTTGCAAGAATCGTCCGCGTCGCAGAGGCCCGCGTTGCTCTCGTCGTTTTTCTGGATCGCGAGCCCGCCCAGCACCCCGCCCAGGACGAGCCCCGCGGCCCCCACGCCCATCGCGGCCGTGCCGAGCGGACGTTGCCATGGCCTCTCGGCCGCGAAGTTCTGGATCACCACCGTCGACGCCGCGCGCCTCCGCTCCTCCGCCGCGCTCGCGCGCAGATCGATCGCGGGAGCCTCGACGCGCGCCGAGATGGCCTCACCGTCCTTCGCGACCTCGATCGCCCGCGTCCACGTCTCGTACCCGGGCGCCGTGACCACGATTTCGTGTCGCCCCACGTCCACGGGCAGCGCCGTCCCCCATTGCGCTTCCCCCAGCGCCACGCCGCCGCGCGTGACCCTGACCTGCGGGATCTTGCGGACCGCGTCCGGCACATCGATCGTCAGCCTCGCGAGCCGCCCCTTGAGCGCCTCCGCCTTCGCCGCGGCTCGCGCGGCGCGATCCTTCTGCCCCGCGCGTTGCGCGAGGGAGCTCGCCACCGCATAGTGCGACCAGGCGCTCGCCAGCTTGCCGCTCTCCTCGTAGCATTCGGCGAGCGTGAGTTTGGCGCCGATACCCTCGGGCACGAGCCTCACCGCCTCCACGAGCTTGGGGCACGCCGTCGCGTAATCCTTGGCGTCCATCGCGGCGACGGCCTCGTCATAAAGCGCCTGCGCGACGGCGATCTTCTCGGCGTCGCTCGGCTGCGCGTGCGCGGCCGGCGCGACGAGCAGCGCGCCGCAGAGGGCCGCGAGAAACCGTGCGTCGGAGACGGGCCGACGTATCTTCACGGGCGTGAGGACACACGACAACGTGCTTCCTGTCAAGGGATCCAGCGGCTATGGTACCGCCATGCATCCCATCGTCACGGCGGGCGAGACCTTGCTGGGCAAGTACCGCGTCGAACGGGTCCTCGGCCAGGGGGGGATGGGCATGGTCGTGGCGGCGCGACACGAGGGCCTCGGGGAGCTCGTCGCCATCAAACTCATGCTCGGGCCCGAGGGCGCCGGCCGCGCGCAGCAGGCGAGGGATCGATTCCTCCGCGAGGCACGTAATGCAGCGCGCCTCAAGAGCGAGCACGTCGCGAAGGTCTACGACGTCGGTCAGCTCGACGATGGCAGGCCGTACATGGTCATGGAGTACCTCGAAGGTCGAGACCTCGCCGAGGTGATCGAGCGGCGCGGCCCGCTCCCCGTCACGGAGGCGGCCGGCCTCGTGCTCCAGGCCTGCGATGCGCTCGTGGAGGCGCACGGGCTCGGCATCGTGCACCGCGATCTCAAGCCCTCGAACATGTTCCTGATCCGGAGGCCGAGCGGAAAACCTTGCCTCAAGCTCCTCGATTTCGGCATCTCCAAGCGTATGTCCGCGGAGTCGCAGTCCCTCACGACGAGCGGCGCCCTGCTCGGCTCGCCGCTCTACATGTCCCCCGAGCAGGTCTCGGACGCGAAGGCCGTTGGACCTCAAAGTGACATCTGGGCCATGGGCGTCGTCCTCTACCAGCTCGCGACCGGGCGGGTCCCATTCGAAGGCGAATGGATCGGGCAGGTCGTGCATGCGATCATGCTGCAGGAGCCCATGCTCCCGAGCCAGATCCGGCCCGAGCTCCCCGGCGAGCTCGACGCGGTCGTCGGCCGTTGCCTGTGCAAGAACCCCGAGGAGCGATATGCGACCATGGGCGAGTTCGCCGCCGCCTTGCGCTCACTCCTCCGCGTGAACAGCATGCTCTCGCCGCTCTCCGATCTGCTCGGCGAGGCGGCCGCGTCCGCGGAGCTCGCCGCGGCCCCCACCGCCCCGGCGTTCGAGGCATCCGCCGGGCAGGCCCCTCCTGACGAGGCGCCACCCACGACCTCGGTCGAGACGCTCTCCGAATCGCCGGAGAAGCTCGCGGAGCTCCTGCCGGCGCTCAGGAGCACGGGCGCCGAGCCTCCCTCGAAGGTGAACGTGGCGCCCGCGGAGGTCGCACCCGCGCG is from Polyangium spumosum and encodes:
- a CDS encoding PEGA domain-containing protein, with protein sequence MKIRRPVSDARFLAALCGALLVAPAAHAQPSDAEKIAVAQALYDEAVAAMDAKDYATACPKLVEAVRLVPEGIGAKLTLAECYEESGKLASAWSHYAVASSLAQRAGQKDRAARAAAKAEALKGRLARLTIDVPDAVRKIPQVRVTRGGVALGEAQWGTALPVDVGRHEIVVTAPGYETWTRAIEVAKDGEAISARVEAPAIDLRASAAEERRRAASTVVIQNFAAERPWQRPLGTAAMGVGAAGLVLGGVLGGLAIQKNDESNAGLCDADDSCKRAGLALRSEAVRLGNGSTAALAVGGVVLLGGVVLFATAPASKSKGSAEKGPRAGVDATLELLPTGVRVRGAF
- a CDS encoding serine/threonine-protein kinase, giving the protein MHPIVTAGETLLGKYRVERVLGQGGMGMVVAARHEGLGELVAIKLMLGPEGAGRAQQARDRFLREARNAARLKSEHVAKVYDVGQLDDGRPYMVMEYLEGRDLAEVIERRGPLPVTEAAGLVLQACDALVEAHGLGIVHRDLKPSNMFLIRRPSGKPCLKLLDFGISKRMSAESQSLTTSGALLGSPLYMSPEQVSDAKAVGPQSDIWAMGVVLYQLATGRVPFEGEWIGQVVHAIMLQEPMLPSQIRPELPGELDAVVGRCLCKNPEERYATMGEFAAALRSLLRVNSMLSPLSDLLGEAAASAELAAAPTAPAFEASAGQAPPDEAPPTTSVETLSESPEKLAELLPALRSTGAEPPSKVNVAPAEVAPARASEGSASTQSPLSRTMSEVAPAPAQRASPPWIAVAVGFAALLGVGLYVFQDKPHLPAPSGAGVEPESGTTSLPLAASSMPPPAPPEAPSPSAGAAPTASVTAPPPAPPPAPTSAPRAATTSTSSTRAKATSAPSATASQAPPAPTTKPSGKTHEGLF